The Prunus dulcis chromosome 3, ALMONDv2, whole genome shotgun sequence genome segment AAGTTTATAGAAGACAACTCATTATATcttcttttaataataaataagttACATTTAAATGTTAATTTGAACTTAGGCTGCTTATAAGTTATTATTTTAGCTTTCTTGTCAAATATATGTTTGTTCCTATTAATTAAACTTGTAGGAGGTAGCTAGTGATCAATAtgcataatttattttagtgAAAGCATGACTTCGATCCTACTAAAGTGTACATtttttaaacaagaaaaaaaaaaaacttaattaaacATTATTTTGAAAACTAAATTCAAAGGAGAGAAAGGTCTATTATATTAAACTGTactaattttctttgttcCAAAAGGAGTGAACATGAGGTAGGCTTATAAATTATAACTGTACACATCATGAAGCACATGCCTAGTTGACTCATCCTCCCCTATCTCCCCTCTCTATAAATATTGCCTTGGTTTAGACTCTGAGATCATCACTTCAATAACATTTAAgcttaagagagagagaggagagagagagggagagagagagatgggaaaCATGAAGTGCATAAAGAGGTCCAATTCCATCATCATCTTGGTTCCCTATCCAGCACAAGGACATGTCACTCCCATGCTTAAATTAGCCTCAGCCTTCCTCAGCCATGGCTTCAAGCCAGTGCTGGTCACACCAGACCACATTCACAACCAGATTGTCCCAAAGGTTGAACAAAACGACAAGATTTTGTGCATACCAATCCCAGATGGACTGGACAAGGACGCCCCAAGGGACTTCTTTGCCATTGAGAAAGCCATGGAGAACACCATGCCAGGCCATCTGGAGAGCCTTGTTCATCAACTTGATCATCAGGATGGTGATCAAGTGGTTTGTATAGTTGCTGATTTGTTGGCTTCGTGGGCCATAGATGTAGCCAATCGCTGTGGTGTACCCTCTGCTGGGTTTTGGCCTGCGATGCTTGCCACATATCGCTTGATCACTGCCATACCAGACATTGTCAGGACAGGTCTCATTTCTGATACAGGTTAGTTTTTGCtgatatattaatatttagtGTGCATGATATCATCTTGAGTGATCGTTTGCCTTTTTACTTTCtcatttttggtgtttttttcttcctttcgaTACAAACTATAGTTTAAACAATTCTAATTTACGAAAAAGGTATTCGGATTTGGGTGTGATGGGAACACTGCCCTGACTAACTCTCATATAACCCACATCTACATCCCCTTTTGATGTCTTTGATCAATGTCTTCAAGTTTCGCATTTttctaagaaaaataatatttttatttgtgtcACATAAACATACatgccatatatatatattgaagtaAGCAAGTTTGGACAAGTGATGTTgaggaccaaaatgataccTAGTCTTCCCATAATGTTGTAATTAAAGCTGTAAATTATTGacaaaatttttgttaatagacttaatattttatatattgtgagtttagtatataAAATTTCCACTAGATCATATTTTTTATAGCAGAAAATGTCTCATGAGTTCTAGTATTGTAGTTTGGTTGACTGCggtgaacaaaaaaaaatatcaatttgtCAATGGAAGTTCACATGAGATGGGGATGGGACTTGAATGCATTACTGATCCAGGCATGAAAACTTCATTACTTAGTTGGGCATGACATTATTGTAGTTTTAAGTAACCAGGCACGTGCCATACATTAAAGTAAGCTAATTAACTTTGTTATTGTTAATTAAACTTGATTAGTATAAAGGCTAACAAAATCATGACTTTAATTAACAGAATCACATATGTGAATTGTTAATTAGTATGATTAGATTAGAAGTCAGATTCACTTATGCCATTATTAATTACATCCATAATTTATCTATACGAGTCGGACCATAAAATAATGTGTTCAGTAAATATGATAACGGACTTATGTGATATTACTATATTTGCAGGATTTCCAAAGCAACTCGGTGGTATATGCTTACCTAATCAACCTATGCTCTCTAGTGAAGATCTTCCCTGGTTGATTGGCACCCCAGCTTCAAGAAAAGCaagattcaaattttggaaaagaaCCTTGGATCGATCAAAAACTCTTCCATGGCTCCTTGTAAATTCTTTTCCAAATGAATATTGCACCAATGGTGAACAACAACTTGATCATCATCCATTGGTCAAGATGAACACTCAAGCCCAACAACCACTGGTTTTCCCAATTGGTCCTCTGAGCAAGCACACAACAATCAAGAACCCTAGCTTTTGGGAAGAAGACACAAGCTGCTTAACTTGGCTAGACAAGCAAAACCCTAACAGTGTAATTTACATATCTTTTGGAAGTTGGGTAAGCCCCATTGGAGAGGCTAAGGTGAGAAGCTTGGCATTGGCACTTGAAGCTTTGGGGAAGCCATTCCTTTGGGTGCTTGGGTCTTCATGGCTTGGAGGGCTACCAAATGGGTACTTAGAGAGAGTGTCAAGGCAAGGCAAAGTTGTTTCATGGGCCCCACAATTGGAGGTCTTGCAACACAAAGCTGTAGGGTTTTATCTCACACATTGTGGCTGGAACTCAACAATGGAGGCCATCCAGTGCCAAAAACCCCTTTTGTGTTATCCAGTGGCTGGGGACCAATTTGTAAATTGTGCCTACATTGTCAAAGTTTGGAGAATTGGGGTGAAATTAATTGGGTTTGGGCAAAGGGATGTGGAGGAAGGATTGAAAAAGGTGGTGGAGGATGCTGAGATGAGCAACAGGTTGAGGAAGCTAAATGAAAGGACCATGGGAGATGAGGCTAATTTGAGAGCTGTGGCTAATCTCTCTGCCTTCATTGATGATCAGCTTAAGATATTAACACTAGGGTTTTCCTCTAATGGCGTTCATGATTATGATTTATAGCTTATTGTATCTTGTTAATTATGTAATTTAATATGTAAAGAGAGAGTATAAATCAATACTTAGTAGTGGAATTCCTTCGTAAcacattgaatttttttatttttttttttgggggaaattataggattgcattcataattcagtcaAAAAAGCCACTAACCACAAACGGttaatacaaactagccacaaagggccattacaataatgGAGCAGTTTGACATCGAAATTAAGACAATTTAGTGCCCCTCCACTAACAATCACGCAAGATCGAAGAAATTCTAGCATAGGCATCcaaactaagattgcaaactcagaataattaaaaagagataaagcttgaaaaaaaaaacccaagcataacaatacaaataaaactctcacaaaggaaaagtgaaaaatcctcacaaaaagagagaaaaaatctACACAAAAAACCTAAAGATATGtgacttattccaaacataaagaatgGATTAAGAAttggtttatataatttataaatgtaCTAAACTGACCTGTACCAGCTCACCTACGCCTGGTTCATATCCTTTTCAAATAGATAAACTATCTAAAATTAGTTAATTGTTTTGAGTGTCGTATGCTAATACAACTTACAAGTCGGCAAGTTGGTCATTTGGAACAAGAATACGATAGTTGTGAACTTGCAATCTTGGTTGTTGACTCCTAGAacttcttaattaattacatgaGTACTATTTTATCTTAGTCAACagttctcaaaaaaaaaaaaaaaaaaaaaacaacacaacgGGGGACTTATTGAGAACCTAGTTAGAAATTCGCGTGTAATACTTGTATTATataagtaaatatatatatatatatatttcttttacttCTAAAAAATACGGTATAGtacatgttttaaaaaatcaaaccttagactttaattatgttattaaactaatttgattgaaaaaaaggGCATAATTTATACTTAAAGACTTTTTTTAGATTGATATTTGACAAACTTTGGTTGGCAAAGCCTCAATTAATGCATATTTGTCGTTACAAGTAATAACCCGATCATAAATTAagatttaattattaatttattcaagtaaaagacaattttacattgggaatattttaatagtttaAAAGTTGACTATTCGTTGGTCAAGTGTGCTCGGCACCTGCCAGGTATCGGACACGCACAAGGTtcggctcgaatttcaaaatgaaattttggttgggtcctgtcatcTGTGTCGTTTCGATATCAATTGAAGGGTATTTTCGGGCAATTAGTGTCTTCCGCAAGtacttttgttaaaaaacTATGACACATTTTCTCCAAGTTTGGGCGGGAAGACACCAATTGTTTgaaaataccctttaattgACATCGAAAGAAGCAAATAAGTGAGACCTAGTCTTTTCacttagagcatttccagcagctaaggctggactcgggctgggggggtttgggcaaaaaagtggtttccagcaacaaaatccagcccgggcaaatggtgggacccagcagactgggctggcccgagggcAAGACTGGCCCGAGTGCTGGCCCGAGGGCAaggctaatttttttttttttctctctataccttattttcattttcaacatttaagtaaatgtctttgttcttttactttaatttatttttatattactccatttacttaagtttacaatgtaaataaggaagtaccctgacaggacccgacccaatttccactttggaattcgagccaagtcctgtgcgtgtccgacacctggcaatgtcgggcacaaatgacctttttactcttcttgtctcaaattctttttaacttcccttagacttctgccgaaatttcggcagaatctcccctgtattttgactaatcccaaaaattttcacctgttaaacaacccataaattcacaccaactgccagaatattccaaataacagatctcccctccagttttccaacttcaactatatatatcagagcattttctaagtttcagggtttcaactacaaaactttaccttacgTGGTGATGCGGAGGATTTGAATGGctcggtggtggatcccgcatatttctatggcctgggggcgaaaaacaggttgaaaatgtgagtggaccaaatataagatttatgaaaacagttaaaaatcataataacccccatagtaaaaataacttgataagtaaggctaaagttcacctgtgtttaatataaggta includes the following:
- the LOC117622943 gene encoding UDP-glycosyltransferase 82A1-like; translated protein: MGNMKCIKRSNSIIILVPYPAQGHVTPMLKLASAFLSHGFKPVLVTPDHIHNQIVPKVEQNDKILCIPIPDGLDKDAPRDFFAIEKAMENTMPGHLESLVHQLDHQDGDQVVCIVADLLASWAIDVANRCGVPSAGFWPAMLATYRLITAIPDIVRTGLISDTGFPKQLGGICLPNQPMLSSEDLPWLIGTPASRKARFKFWKRTLDRSKTLPWLLVNSFPNEYCTNGEQQLDHHPLVKMNTQAQQPLVFPIGPLSKHTTIKNPSFWEEDTSCLTWLDKQNPNSVIYISFGSWVSPIGEAKVRSLALALEALGKPFLWVLGSSWLGGLPNGYLERVSRQGKVVSWAPQLEVLQHKAVGFYLTHCGWNSTMEAIQCQKPLLCYPVAGDQFVNCAYIVKVWRIGVKLIGFGQRDVEEGLKKVVEDAEMSNRLRKLNERTMGDEANLRAVANLSAFIDDQLKILTLGFSSNGVHDYDL